The Myxococcales bacterium genomic sequence ACCGGGGGCCGGCACACACCGCCCTCGGTGGCTGAGCGCCTCGAGAGCCGCAAACGCGGCCCCACCTTGTCATCGCGCGAACGACAGATCCTCCAGCTCTTGCACAAGGGGCGCAACAACAGGGAGATCGCCGAGTCTTTGGCCCTGTCTCCGGGGACCGTGCGTATGTACGTCAGCCAGATCCTCGAGAAGATCGGAGCCTCGAACCGCACCGAGGCCGTGACCTTGGGCCTTGCCCGCGGCCTGATCTCACCCGGCGACTGAAGGCCCTCCCGTTGCGCTCGGGCAGATGACGAGCTTCGCGGGCCCCACGAGCCCTGCGAGCGCGGGTCCCGCGGGCAGGTCCTTGTCGAAGAACGCTTTTTCACCGTCGTGGTAGGTCTGGCGTTGCTCCCCGAGCCGCCGGGCCAGGCTGCGAGGTACGGGTGTTTTGGGCGAACGCAGGCCGCGCACGTGGTTGACGAGGCCATTCGTCACCACCACCTCCAGACGGTAGCGTCCTGGTTTCATGCCCTGACCCAGCCTCACGCGGTGAGGTGCCATCCACAAGGTCTCGACGAGCATCCGCTTTCGTGCCGGGCCTTCCAGGAAGACCTCGGCCACGTCGCCCACCAGGCCAAGGTCGAGCCAAAGCGCGTTCGCAGGTCCCACGTCGTTGCCTTCCAAGTCGAACGTGGTGACATAGGTGGCGCTGCCCGCAAAGTGCGCGAGCCCTTCGAGCTCGTGCCATGAGCCAAGCGAGGTCAGCCGGCGTGATCGTCCCTCAGCGCGCAAAGTCCACTCCTCGAGAGCGCGCTCGGTCCGGGCGGGCCCGGGGTGCGACGGGGCCGGCGTGAGCGCCGGAGCGTTCACCAAGAGCGGGCCTGGCTGCCTCCGGGCGGGGCGATCGCTTCGCAGGTCCTGAGGCGGCCCCGAGGCCACGAGGAACACCGACTCGTAAGGTGCGAGGCGCAGCGTCACCTGGGTGCGCCCTTCGGGCCCTGGGCCCTCCGTGCGCGGCTCGAGTGCTTTGCGGCTTCCCCGCCGGGGGTCCCACAGCTCGAGCTCGCGGGCCAAGATGCGGAGCGACAGCTCACCCTCGAAGTCTGTGGCTTGCACGTTCGCGACGAAATACACGTGCCTGCCGTCTTGCTGGCGATGTGCCCAGGTCAGCCCCTGCCGTCCACGTTCGCCGCGCGGCAGGCTGACGTCGGGAGGCACGCACAGGGCAAGCGCCTGCCGCAGTTCAGCGGCGCCCTCGCGCTCACCCGGTGCGGGCTCGACCAAGCTCCACGGCGCCGGTTCGTGTTTGAGGGGGCGCCTCCACGCGGGGACACGCACCACGTTGCCCCGCGCGCCCAGAAACAGCGCGTCCCGCGCGCGGGCGAAGGCCGCGGCGTCAGCCCACCCTGGGGCGGCCTGCGGGGGTTCGCCCAACACCAGCACCTTGCCGCCGGCGGTGGCAAAGCGCGCGAGCTGGGCAAGGGTATGTGTGGGCATGAAGTGCACGTCGGGCACGATCACCACCGCGTGCGAAAGCCCCCCGGCTAGCAAGCGGCCCTCACCGATCTGGCTGCGGTTTTGGAGGACGTCGTCGTTGATGATCTCGTAGTCGTAGCCGGCCCTCACGAGCAGGTCACCCAGGCCACCGTACGCGAGGAAGCGCCTTTGGATGTTCCATACACCCGTTGCGGCCCAGCGATCGCAGTGGGGTGAGTACACCGCGATATCAGAGACGGGTTGCCCTTGCCGGAGCATGTGACTGGCGCGCGCCGTGTACGCGGCAAGATGGTGGTAGTGCTTCCACCAGGGCATCCACGGGTTGATGGGGTTGCCCCAGGGCATGTCACGCGAAGGCGCCACCAAGGGCTCGGATGAGGCCAAAAAGCCGTGGTTGTACACCTGGGTGATGCCATCGCGTAAGAAGGCATCCGTGGCTATCTTCAGGTCCTGCAGCGAAGCGCGGTAGCGGTCCTTGTGCAAAAAGGTGAAAGCCTCGGCCGACACGAAGCCGCGTTCATAGTAGCGAGCGCCAGAAACCGTCGCGCGCCGCGGATCTTCCACGCTCTGTCGCCACGCTGTCGTCACCTCCGTCTCGGGGCGCGCCACGGCGCCTGCGCTTTGCACGATCTCCGTCACGAAGCGGTAGTGAGGCTGAACGCGCGCCTGCACCCCGATCGCCTCGCAGGCGCTCGCGAACTGCCGAATGGTCGCGAGCCCCCGTTCGTGGAGCATGCGGTTCACCTCGAAGCGCACCGCCGCCGTCTCGGCCCCCCCGTCGTGCCACAGATGAGGCAAGAGCGGCCGTAGGTCTTTCCCGGTGCGCTCCGTGAAGGCCTGGAACAAGTCGTTCGTCCACAAGACCGTCTCCGGCAGCGGAACGATTTCGAAGCTGTCGCAGAAAAAAGAATCGATCGTGTGACCCAGGTCCGGGCCGAGCGCGCCCACGAGCTTGTCCACGAGGTGGCGGCTGTAGCGTTCGACGGCCTTGGGGTTCAAGTGGTCGACCACGAAATGTCGGCCCGCGAAGTCCTGCGCGCTGTTTTCCTGGCCCGTGTAGCGCAGCCAATACCCGAACACGCGCCATCGACCCGGCGGCGCCTCCCACGGTCTTGGCGTCCCCCCTTCCGCAAGCGGCAAAACGTGGGCCTGCGCGAAATCCCAGGCGTCACCCTTCGCCGGCACCGCCACCACGGCCAGCAAACTGTCCTCGTCCTGGGCTTGCCCTCGAAAGCTCGGGTCCACCACGTGGTGAATCAGCGTGACCTTGGGAGCTTGGTACCGCGGCAACTCCGGCGTGAGGCGCTGGCCGCCCGCCACGTCCGTGAAGGTCTGCGCCAGACATTTGCTGCGATCGTCCGGCCCCACCCAGGGGCCACCGAAGCTCCAGCCCGCCCCGAAGGTCAAGCTCACCTCGAGATCCAGGCGCTTCGCTTCCCTCACCGCATGTTTGAGCTGCGCCAGGTGCGCGTCCGAAAGGTAGTCCGTGCCACCCCGCTCATACAGATGCCAGGTGGACATGATCTCCACGCCGCCCATGCCCTGCGTGGCCATCTCTTTGAGCTGCCGGCTGATCTCCGGCAGGGTCAGGGCGTTACCGGGCCACCACCAGCGGGTGTGAGGGCGGCAGGAACGGGGGGGCGCCTGGAAGCCCTGCCAAAGCGCGTCCCCACCCGCAGCGGGCGCGGGAGCGGGCAGCGCGGCGCGGGCGGGCCGACGCAGCAGCAGCGAGCCCGACCCGAGCGCGATGCCAAGTTGCCTCCGGGTGAGAGTCGAAAAAGCCCGAAAGGCTGAGGGCGAACGCCTGAACATCCTGCTTAATGTGGGGGCTCGAGCCGCGAAAGCACTAGCGGATCGTCAGGCTAACATCTCTGTTGGCCTCGCGGGCCGCTTGCGCCATGCTTGACGCCCTCCCCGTGTCGATGGGATCCGGCGTGCCCAGCTCTTCGCTTCATGCAACTCGTTGCGGGCGGTCCTGCATCCGGTGGTCGGTGGCTCGGCTCGCGTTCCTATTCCTATTCCTGTTCCTGGGCCTGGGAGTGGCCGTGCCCGCCCTCCCCGTGCACGCGGCCACGAGGGCGTATCAGCTGGTCGAGGTCAACCGAAACTGGTACGGCATAAACGCTCTAGGCCAAACGGACGACGGCTTTTTGTGGGTGGGCACCGAAGTGGGGCTTCACCGGTACGACGGTGCGCACTTCGAGTCGTTCACCAGCCGCAGCACCCAGGGCGGCCTCGGCGCCGACGAAATTCGCACCCTCGCCGCCGGCAAAGACGGCTCGTTATGGGTGGGCCTCGCGAACGGCAGCGTGAGCCAGCTCACGCAGGGCGCATGGAAGAGCTACGGCGTGGTGGCCCCCGAAGCGGCCACCGCGGTGACCGTGGCCGCCGATGGCAGCGTGTGGGTTGCGTTCGACCGCAAGCTCTTTTTCAAAACCAAAGACGCCGCGGCGTTCACTCCCCATGCCCGCTTCGAGGCCACCGTGAGCAAACTGGTGCCGGGCGCCGGGCGCGACGTGTGGGCGCTCGCAGGCGCGCGGGTGTTCCGCATCGAAGCGGCCGTGGTGCGCCCCGAGCCTGCCGCGCTCACCGTGCGGGCGCTTGCGGCCCTCGAAGAAAAGCCGCCTCTCATCGTCGACGACCGGAACCAGGTCGTGCGGCTGGGGGATGCTTCGCGCGTGCTCACCCACTTCCCGGAGGCCTCACCCCCCTTCGATCTGGCCGCCGACAGCGCAGGGCGGGTATGGTTCTCGGCGGGTGGCCTCGTCAGGGGCTGGGATCCTCGCGATGGACACAGCCGCCCGCTCGGGCCTCTTCACCGGCGTGAGCCCGCGCTTCTCTACGTCGATCGGGACGACACCGTGTGGGTGGCAAGTGGCATCGCCCTTTACAGGTTGGCGCGCAAGCCGCTCGAGGTGTACCCGGGCGCAAAGCCCGACGGCATCGTCTTTTCCGTTCAGGAGGATGCGCAAGGCGCGATTTGGTACGCCACCATGAACGGCGTCGTCCGCGTGGCGCACGGTGAGACGCAGGCCTTCACCGTACACAACGATATCCCGCTCGACTGTGTGCGTTCGCTGTGGCCGCGGCGCGAGGGCGGTTTGTGGCTGGCTGGATGTGGCAAGGGCTTGGCACTCTTCGATGGCCGCACCTTCACCCTTTCGCCCAACCCCGCAGGCCGAGATTCCTTCACGCGTCTGGTCTTCGAGTCCCGCGACGGCACGCTCTGGCTGGCTCCGCAGCTCGGCGGGCTCATTCAGCGCCGCCCTGGTGAAGAGGATCACTTCGTGGTCGAGCCGCCTTCTCACTGCCGTCCCACCCTGAGCCCGGGCTGTCCCCACGCAGGGTCCAGCCTGGCCGAGACCCCCGACGGCGCCGTGTGGTTCGCCACGGAAGGCATGGGCCTTTACCGGATCAAGGAGGGGCAGGTGCAGCGCTTCACGCCGGCCGACGGCTTGCCGTCCCTCCGCCTGCTCAGCCTCTACGTCGATGGCTTGGGGGTCCTGTGGATCGGTACCAAGGACGCCGGGCTCGCCCGCCTGCGGGCCGGCGCTTTCGAGAGGCTCGACGAGCGCAAGGGCCTGCCCACGAACAGCGTGAACGGCATCGTCGAAGACGGCGTGGGGCATGTGTGGCTGGCCAGTCCCACGGGGGTCTACCGACTTTCACGGGCACAGGTTGACGCGGCCTTTGCGGGCTTGGCGCACTCGCTCGACCACGAGGCCTTCGGGCAAGCGGAAGGCATGGCTTCGGCGCGGACCTCCGAGCGGCAGCTTCCGGCCGCGCTGCGCGCCTCGGACGGGCGCCTGTGGTTCCCCACGCACGATGGGGCGGTGGCTTTCCCCACACCCGCGCCGCCGCGCATGCTCCCCGTAACCGCGCCCGTGATTCAGGTCTCCGTCGACGAGGGACCTTTTGTGTCCGTGCCACCCGATGGACGCGTCACCGTACGCCAGGGGCCTTTGACGGTGAAGTACGTCGTGCCCCATCTCACGGCGTCTCATCGGGTCCGGACCTCCTATCGCCTGGCGGGATACGACGCGGAATGGACGACGGCGGGCGCATCGAACCTGGTGAGGTACGACCGTGTTCCCCGAGGCTCGTTCACGTTTGTGCTGCGCGCCTCCCTGGGCGACGACTCTAGCCGCACGCGTGCGGTGTCCATCGGGGTCCGGCGCAAAGGATGGCTCGACTCGCCCGTGTCGTGGATGGCGGGATTGGCGCTGCTCACGGGCGCCGTGTTCGCCGTGCACCGCGCCCGTCTACATCGCGAGACCTCGCGATTTGCAGCCGTTCTCAAAGAGCGCAACCGCATCGCCCGCGATCTGCACGATGGTCTCGCACAGGGCTTCGCCGCCATCAGCTACCAGCTCGAGCGGGTGGCGTCCCGGCTGGGCAAGGACCCGCAAGGCGCCCAGCAGATGCTGGAGAAGACCCACGATCTGGTCACGCAGTGCCGGCTGATGGCACGGCAGACTGTTTGGGACCTGCGGCTTTCTGGTCAAGACGGCGAAGGTGATCTGAAGACCGCGCTCGCGCGGCTCTGTGACCAAGCTACCCTGGCCTCGAACGCCGTCGTGAAGTTCGAGGCGGTGGGGGGCACGCCCCGGGCGGCGAACGTGCCCGAGGTCCGCGACGAGCTCGTGGCCATCGCGCGCGAAGCGGTCACGAACGCGCTGGTCCACGGCAGGGCCCGCAACGTCAGCGTGAAGCTCGTGCGAGACCACGAACAGGTGCGCTTGCGGGTCAACGACGACGGCGCCGGGTTCGACCCGGCGGAAGTCGCGCGCCAGGGGGGCGCCCACTTCGGGCTCAAGGGCATGGAAGAGCGGGCCACGAAGCTCGGCGCCCGCCTGCACGTAAAGAGCGCACCCGGGCAAGGGGCCACGTTGGAGGTCAGTCTCGGTTAGCGGGCAGGACTCTCCACGCTTGCATCGCCGGCGTCGGGGAAGTCGATGTGGATGTGGTTGCCATCTGGGTCGTGCACGTGGACCTGGCTGATCGCGAAATCGTCGAGGCGTCCCTCGCGGTGCGGAACACCAAGGGCGTCGAGCCGTGCCAGAAACCCCGGTAAGTCCCGCCCTGCCAGCGCGAAGTGTTCGAGCTGCAGCGAAGCGCCCGGCGTGGGCGGCTGACTCACCTCGACCAAATGCACCACCGGATGAGCCCCCACGTACATCCAAGCGCCCCCAAAGGAAAAGCCGGGTCGAGGCCCCGGGCGCATCCCCAGCACGTCCCGGTAAAACGCCACCATCTCCTCCAGCCGGTGGGTCCGGACGTTCACGTGGTTCAGGCTGGTGACGTACACGGCGGCATTGTGGCGCCGCCGAACTTGCACCCGCAACAGGAAAAGAAAAGGCGCCTTGGAGCTTCTCGTCGGAAGCTCAGCAAGGCGCCTTTCGTTGGCGAAGCCTCTTTAGGCTTCACTCATAGGCCGTTCAATCAAAGCACATGACGTCTCTGAAGAGCCAACGGAAGCGGTCGCCGGCGTAGGCTACCCAGCTGTCAGGACCGTGCCCGCCCGGAGTGATGACGTATTGGTACTCCACCCCCTTTTCCTTGAGCGCAGCCGCGAAGTCCGTGTTGGTCGCTAGCCAGTTCGCCTGGCATGACGACGTGTCGTCCTGTCCGGGAACGCCTTGAGGCGTGATGTCGTTCTTGCCGACGCTCAGCGAGACGCGAAGATTCTTTGCAGCGCAGGACCTAACGAGCTTGCTGTAACCAAAGTTATCGCAGCCTGGAAGAGGCGTTTGGTCCTTGCCCGTAACCGGGCAGCAGAGGTTGGGCGGGGCAGGTTGCTCTCCGGGCTTCGGTGGGGGCGGTTGAATTGGACACAGGACGAGCTGAGTAGGATCTTGAAACGCTGTCATACCCAACCGCATGAAGCACACAAAACTACCCGACCCCGAGAACACCTTTCCAACCACATCTGGCGCACGCCAGGCGAAATCGAAGGCTTTTGCGCCCTCGGTGCTCTGCCCGATCACGGCACGCATTTCCGGCTTGTCGGAGAGTTTCGGAAAGAGCTGCTTTAGCCGGGGAAGCACGAACGTTCGCCAGTTGTCGATTGCCTGGCGCGTATCCCGACACTCAATGGTGGACCCGTGTTCCGTGGGCCAAACTACAAGCAGGGGAGGTATGTCCCCGTTCTGGGCGAGCTTGTCTGTGAGGCCCTCGAGTGTGAAGGATCGGTTCGTGTAGCCGGTGAAGTTGCGATTGGACTCCAATCCTCCGTTGCCGTCTCCCCCGAGAACGAAGAGCACGCCAAGCCCTCCGTTCGCGGCGTTGTCCATGGCTTTGGGTACGTAGATTTTCTTGAATAGCGCACTGTCTCCCGCCCCAGCGTCGAGCTCTTGGTATTTGCCCCCAGCACTCGTTAGACCATTGAGGGGCTCCATTACCGAGCCTGGCCCCTGTCCGAGGTCTCCGTCCTTGAGAAGCGCCCTGTCGAGCGTGCAAACGGCCGGTCTGTTGGCCTTCGGGGTCGTCCTTTTCGCTGGACCCGCCGCACCCGGATAGCAGCGGTCTCTTTCAAACGAGCAGAAATCGACGGGAGCCGTTCCCCCGGTACCGGAGCCTCCCATGTCTCCCCCCCCGGTTCCGGCGGTGTTTCCGCTACCACCAGAACCGCCGCTTCCTGCCGTACCGTTGGCGCCCCCGGAGGTGGTGCCGCCGCTGCCGCCGTTCGCCGTCGTACCACCCTTTCCAGCCGTCCCAGATCCGCTGCCGCCGGAGCCGCCTTTCCCAGCGCCGCCGGATCCGCCCTTCCCGCCATCCGAACCTCCGTTATCTCCGCCGGACCCGCCCTCGGGTTCGTCTTCGTCTGAGGTCTCAGAGCTACTGCATGACAGCACCACGGCCGGAGCGGCGAGCAAAAGGGCCAAACTACTCAATCGAACGGATCTTTTCATCACTGAGTCTCCTCGAGGTCCCC encodes the following:
- a CDS encoding ATP-binding protein gives rise to the protein MPALPVHAATRAYQLVEVNRNWYGINALGQTDDGFLWVGTEVGLHRYDGAHFESFTSRSTQGGLGADEIRTLAAGKDGSLWVGLANGSVSQLTQGAWKSYGVVAPEAATAVTVAADGSVWVAFDRKLFFKTKDAAAFTPHARFEATVSKLVPGAGRDVWALAGARVFRIEAAVVRPEPAALTVRALAALEEKPPLIVDDRNQVVRLGDASRVLTHFPEASPPFDLAADSAGRVWFSAGGLVRGWDPRDGHSRPLGPLHRREPALLYVDRDDTVWVASGIALYRLARKPLEVYPGAKPDGIVFSVQEDAQGAIWYATMNGVVRVAHGETQAFTVHNDIPLDCVRSLWPRREGGLWLAGCGKGLALFDGRTFTLSPNPAGRDSFTRLVFESRDGTLWLAPQLGGLIQRRPGEEDHFVVEPPSHCRPTLSPGCPHAGSSLAETPDGAVWFATEGMGLYRIKEGQVQRFTPADGLPSLRLLSLYVDGLGVLWIGTKDAGLARLRAGAFERLDERKGLPTNSVNGIVEDGVGHVWLASPTGVYRLSRAQVDAAFAGLAHSLDHEAFGQAEGMASARTSERQLPAALRASDGRLWFPTHDGAVAFPTPAPPRMLPVTAPVIQVSVDEGPFVSVPPDGRVTVRQGPLTVKYVVPHLTASHRVRTSYRLAGYDAEWTTAGASNLVRYDRVPRGSFTFVLRASLGDDSSRTRAVSIGVRRKGWLDSPVSWMAGLALLTGAVFAVHRARLHRETSRFAAVLKERNRIARDLHDGLAQGFAAISYQLERVASRLGKDPQGAQQMLEKTHDLVTQCRLMARQTVWDLRLSGQDGEGDLKTALARLCDQATLASNAVVKFEAVGGTPRAANVPEVRDELVAIAREAVTNALVHGRARNVSVKLVRDHEQVRLRVNDDGAGFDPAEVARQGGAHFGLKGMEERATKLGARLHVKSAPGQGATLEVSLG
- a CDS encoding VOC family protein encodes the protein MRVQVRRRHNAAVYVTSLNHVNVRTHRLEEMVAFYRDVLGMRPGPRPGFSFGGAWMYVGAHPVVHLVEVSQPPTPGASLQLEHFALAGRDLPGFLARLDALGVPHREGRLDDFAISQVHVHDPDGNHIHIDFPDAGDASVESPAR
- a CDS encoding esterase family protein, with the translated sequence MDNAANGGLGVLFVLGGDGNGGLESNRNFTGYTNRSFTLEGLTDKLAQNGDIPPLLVVWPTEHGSTIECRDTRQAIDNWRTFVLPRLKQLFPKLSDKPEMRAVIGQSTEGAKAFDFAWRAPDVVGKVFSGSGSFVCFMRLGMTAFQDPTQLVLCPIQPPPPKPGEQPAPPNLCCPVTGKDQTPLPGCDNFGYSKLVRSCAAKNLRVSLSVGKNDITPQGVPGQDDTSSCQANWLATNTDFAAALKEKGVEYQYVITPGGHGPDSWVAYAGDRFRWLFRDVMCFD